One part of the Papaver somniferum cultivar HN1 unplaced genomic scaffold, ASM357369v1 unplaced-scaffold_123, whole genome shotgun sequence genome encodes these proteins:
- the LOC113331022 gene encoding uncharacterized protein LOC113331022, protein MKLLAALYFGAVKENLPASFTLNEQESLVWQCHRRDHAMDFLKAVPISGLNQTVAPRQFQSILKYWLAIPFFEEDSRCSMCNRPMDIYADHAVHCASEVGSKFRHDMVRDALLDICYRSGVVARKEVSLGFLSNSDKELKPADIMVHNWEDDKDVCFDVTGISPFTTSRTRNTPPGQAIIAAVSRKRTKYLHKCMTLGYGFQALAFSTMGELGDDLVLFLKRLSNCLVSHDVNHKIGNSLFHRLGIIIQKGVGAQLVARLPSIDL, encoded by the coding sequence atgaaattatTGGCTGCACTATACTTTGGCGCTGTTAAGGAAAACTTACCTGCCAGCTTCACCCTAAATGAACAAGAATCATTAGTCTGGCAATGCCACAGGCGTGATCATGCAATGGATTTTCTTAAGGCAGTTCCTATCAGTGGACTGAACCAAACTGTCGCACCAAGACAATTCCAATCCATCCTTAAATACTGGCTTGCCATACCCTTCTTTGAGGAAGATAGCAGGTGTTCGATGTGTAACAGGCCGATGGATATCTATGCCGACCATGCAGTCCACTGTGCAAGTGAAGTGGGTTCAAAATTCAGACATGACATGGTTCGTGATGCTCTTCTTGACATATGCTACAGGTCAGGTGTTGTTGCACGTAAAGAAGTCTCTTTAGGGTTTCTTTCAAACTCTGACAAGGAACTTAAACCGGCTGATATCATGGTCCATAATTGGGAAGACGACAAAGATGTGTGCTTTGATGTGACCGGAATTTCGCCTTTCACTACCTCCAGAACTCGTAACACTCCTCCGGGCCAAGCCATCATCGCTGCAGTGAGTCGTAAGCGTACAAAATACTTACATAAGTGTATGACACTTGGTTACGGTTTCCAGGCACTAGCTTTTTCCACCATGGGAGAATTGGGAGATGACTTAGTTTTATTTCTTAAGAGGTTGAGCAACTGCCTAGTTAGTCACGATGTTAATCACAAAATAGGCAATTCTTTGTTCCATAggctaggtattattattcaaaaaggtgttggcgcccagcttgtcgCCCGGTTGCCTTCTATCGACTTGTAA